GGCTGGTGTTCCTCTGGGCACCGAGCAGTCACCGTATGAGTTGGGAATTGCCTGAAAGATGGGAACTTCTGCTGGCAAACACTCTGGGAGGGAGGGACAACACTTGTGCCTTATGCTTTCTACTCCTTTTTCGGCTTATTCACCATAACCagaatttttaaatcagtttttatAGCTAGAAGctagtgtcttttttttcagccatttgATTCCAGCAGCTGaggttttaaagtaaataagGTGAAAAAGCCCAGTACGAAAGCTGATGGTAGCCCGCCCAAGCTCATCCACCACCCCACTGTGGTAGGACAGGAGTCCAAGCAGCGGAGCCCCAGCAAGAGACCAAGTGTATCAGCCCCTTCAGCAAATCTAGCTGCTCACTCCAGAGCCCTGAAGGTGGATCTGCCCTCTCGGAAGTTTGGGTAATGGCAGCGTGAGGTCACACAGGCAAAAAAGAGACTTTCAACTTCTGCTAGCTGCCATTTTGACCATCAGTTACTGATTGCCTATTTCAAATGACAGAAACCCCTTCTACCCAAAGCAATTTGTTTGGCTCCACATCAGTTCAAAGATCATGGTTGTAAGGAAAAAGTGCACGTTCACCAGACCAATCCGAGCTGCCACacagcccccagcagcacacagaGGCTAATGGCTCGTTTGCACTCTGTcacattttaaaggaattacTTTGGCCACCAACATGAAGCTTTCCAGTCTGCAGTGGACACGTAGCTGCTGGGGAGGCTCATTTATCCTGCCTGCACATCATCAGCAGAATGAAGCCAGCATCCTATCGGTACCCAGAGGGAGATGAAACTAGAAGCTACATGCATGGAGCAGACCAAAAGGAATGGGAGAAGTTTAAGCTGGTTGGCAGTAATGTTACGTGACCCAGCCTTGGGAAACAGTCACTGGGTGATATCACAGATCTGCAGAGATGATGTAAGGGTGTTGCTTAGCAGTTGGAGACAACAGAAGAAAGGCAAGCTCTATCCTGGGAACCTCTGAACCTACAGAAAGCTCTGGGGCAGAAAGAGGTTTTGATCTCcatcctgctgtggctccaAGTCATGGTATGGTGATAAAACCTGGGTGGGATAGTGCCTCTGTGACTGTCTCTTACACTTTTCCTTAGGGACCAGCCTGGAAATCTGTATTCAGAGCTACTCAACTGCGTTCAGCATGAATCTTCGGCCCCAGGTTCTTCACCTTGTGGTTGCTGCTGCCTTCTACAACACTGCTCTTGCAGAAGTCCTTGGTTACGTGGCTTACAATGACAGCTCCAAGTGCATTGCTTATAAAGCCCTGCCTGCGTGCTTTTGGCCACAAGTCCTGGTGGAAGGGCTGACAGGGTATTTGATGAGGGCAATACCAACAAATGCTTGCCATGCAACAGAGAGTTCTGCAGCACCAAGAGAGGCCTCCGAGATGTACATTGCACTCGTGCAGGGCTACGACTGCTCTTCTGTCGAGAAGGCCCATTGTGGCCAGCAGGCTGGGTATCAAACTGCTGTTGTGTACAGTGTGGATTCAGAGCAACTGAATACCATGATGGCTGATGACAAAGAAATCCAACAGCTGATTAAGATATCACTCTTTACAGGACAATCAGTCTCCCTCCACTTGTGAGGGACTTTGCAATGTGTGAAAGGGGCATACATCAGACTTCTACCACCCAAAACCTGTTTGAGTCTTTGTCAAGTCAATGctaaaatgctgcagaaaacttTCATCATGCAGGATTTCAGGGACATATTCCACATCATTGCCGCTATCTCAGTTATGGTTGGTTTAAGCTGGTACAAGAGGGCTCACAAGTTAAAGCTGCACACATACAAGCAGGGAGACAAATACGAGACCTGTGTGATCTGCATGGCAGATTACAAGGAAGGGGACCGCCTGAAGATCCTGTCCTGTTCCCATGCTTACCACATCATCTGCATTAACATCTGGTTCCACACCCAGTCCAGGAAGAAGACATGTCCCTTCTGCAAGCAGGTGGTGAACACCTATGGGCAAGGTGATCTCCTGCCAGAGCAGGCTGGTGAAGATGTGAATGAGGAGGAACAGGGCTATGAAGACAATGCATCCAGAGAAGGGCATGATGATGAGTATgttgaaaaggagaaagatgatGCAAGCACAGTGGAAGGGGAAGAGTTTGATGTGCTGGAGGACATCACCATATGAGCTGTGACCAGGATAAGTTGTCATTAAATCAAGGGACATCTCCCCTGTGCTTTCCTTCAGCTCTTACTCCAGACTAGCTTTTATTGGGAAGCAATTAACACCGTGGGTTTGGCTCGGCTCCCCTCCCCTGGCCCCCACAACGGAAATCTTGGCTGGAAGTACCAAAAACTCTTTGAGCCAGAGAAgcacaggagaggcagaaaagaggagggaagcagggaTTTAAGAATTTCAGGCATGGGAGCTGGTTTACATCTGCTACGATGCTTCCTAAATTCCCTCCCACAATACACAGGCACGGACACACTGGGTCTTGCTTTTTACCTCAGGGGAGTGCCCCGAAATCCCAGGTGAGAACTGTCCCCTGTGTGTTGCAGCCAGCAGGACCTATTCCCTAGCCTGACAAGTaccaaggagggggaggaagtgGTGTACTAAAGCATAAAGATGAAGCAACTCCCCCTCTCATCAGCAGTAAAAACAGAGCCCACAAGCCCCCAGCACCTCCTCGTCACCCAGTGCACTGACACACACTGTCCCCGCACATCAGGTGGCTCGGTACAGCCCGCTCCAGAGGACAGTGTGGCCTTTAACTACACCAGCAGAAAAACTGCGCTGGAAATATTGAGGGCATTTTAAACACTGTCTCCTCAGACAGGAGGTGATGCCAGTGGGAGGTAGAGGTCTTTACAGCAGGATTTGCTTTGTGGAGCTGGgtagatggaaaaaaagaatgaaacgCTTCTGAGCGTGGCGTAATTGGCTGCTTTTGCCTGCTGGCTGGCAATCTCGCACACTTGCGGAGGCTGACGTGACAGGTACATGTAACCTCCTGCTACCTAGGTTGTTCCAGGTCATTATCCAAATGCGCCTAAGCACCTTGAGGGGAGCTGGATTTATGTACTAACATGATGCAAACAGATCTTCATCTCTTCTCTAGATATACCAGGTATAGTTATATTATTTGGGCAGCCTCTGAATACATTTCCAATCCTGCTTAAAGCGAGAGCGTGAGCAGAAATCAGCGCTAGCTCCCCAGGCTGGTACGGGTGGCTCTACCACCCACTGTCGATGGGACAGCCAGCCAAGTCCCAAACTGCATATGGGGATGCAGAGCTGGAAACACTCACAAAACCACTATTCGCATTTAATCTCATAGAAAAGAAAGGCATAAAACCTCTTTAGTAAATGCCAAAAATTAAGGAAATGAACAGCTCTAACATACTGTGACCAAGACATCAAACCTGCACAGCTGTACAAAGGCTAAACCACCAAATCAAAGGCTCCCCTCTAAACATGAAACATCCTATTTCTTATGGGCACTATACAAGAAGTGGGCTGTCATCAGATCACTCTTAGGACCATGCAACAAAATGACACAACTATGGCCAGCAAACAAGACTAATGCCTTggagtattttccttttgagtGGTTACATTAAGACTCAAAAGGCTAGGAGTTTGTTAAATGTTGTCTGAAAACATCATGCTGCAAAAAACTGAGAAGCATGATCTCTGCAACCTGGAAATCTTGGTGACTTTTGAAAATAACAGCACCTAGATTACTTGGGTATCTTTGAGATAGATACCCATATCTTGGAAAGGGCTGGGAAGAGATACATGAATACATGTGACAGCCATCAACAAGGTGGACCTGAATCCATCACTCTTGCCCCAGGGCAACCCAGACAGCTTCAGgtaggaggaagagaggaaaccgcagtttcagattttttttttttttttttgcaatagaGAAGTTTCAAAGCAATTTCTCTTGGAATGAAACATGACAGCATTTCCAAGGACTTGATGGAAACAAGTCTTTCTGCAAGTCCTCAGACTGAGCCGTTTCATTTCATTTGTGgaacaaatggggaaaaatgatttttaaggCAGTTCACAAGAAAACTGCCCTCTTCTGCAGGGTGTGCAGCCTCCTGAGAGCCATAAATCACTTCCATTGCAGAACAAGGGCCCTCAGGGTGCCTGAAAAGGCAAAGGCAGTTCTCTCCATCTGAGGAAGGAGACAGATCCTTTGGAAGGTGATTAGCAGCAGGATGTTCATTTAGGTGCCTTTAATTGCCTTCTGGAGGTAACTCTCCTGTCAGCAACTCggaatctgtgattctgtaaaaaGGAGGAGACAGGACTGGCTTAGCTAAGCTGCACAAATATCTTCTTCATCCACTGCTGGGCATCTGGAGCTGACCAGAAAGCTCCCCTAGGTCCATAGCTCCCACTGAGATAGGTGACCCCAGGCCCTCAAAGGGAAGGAATAAAAGGAGAGATGTTGGTAGCACTCCCAGCTCCTGTCTCAGCACactctcaccaccctcattcTCCCTCAACCAAGGTCTGAAAAAGCACAGATGCTGCAAACACACAGGGAGCAGGCTGAAAAGCCAGTATTTTCAGCATGCTGGTGGCATGATGGGCCAAAACCAGGCTGCCATCTCCCACAGCAAGTGTCTCGCATCCTACTGATGAAGGAGAAGTGATTGAACAGGACCCCTGAGTCAGACCTTAAGATGGCTCTGGATAATCACACCAAAAGCCACGGTGTCATCCAGCTGCAGTGTGCTGGGCTCAAGAGGAGAGTCCCGGGAGGGATTCTCCAGGCTGTATTATGCATGAGGTGAGATGAGCTGATCACAGTGCTCTTAATATATATGaatttctttccatcttcaaAAGCAGCACACACTCTAGATGGGCtaaatttttactgaaatggGTCAGTAGAAAAATAGATCCTTCTTACAATGCAACACTGCATTGCCTTAATttaagaaggagagaaaaaaaggaacagaatcTGGGTAAGAGAGAAGCTCTTCACTCCATTTAATGTTATCAAAGCCTATCATGCTGAAAATCTGAGATGTGTGCCACAGCAAACTTGACCTCCAGCCCTACAGCTGTCAGATCCACTGCCCTCCATCAGCATTAATGGCACTCCTAACACAGCGAGGTTAGCTTATTGCCAGGGTGGGACATGCAGCCCTCATAGCCTGAACGAGGATTATTAACTTCTCCGGAGGCAGCACTATCCCAGCGTTTAAAATAAACTACAACAGACAATAcacaagagggaaaaggagagcaaGGGGTCTGGGTcctgctggggcagagctgttgACTGTGCAGACAGCGATGGAGCTGTATCTCCTACAGCAGCTCGGGGATGCGGCTGTCCCAGTTCGACAGCGCTGCAGTTTGGTTGTGAATCAGGAGAGAAGTTAAGGGAAGCACAGGTAGACGAGGTCTGGAAAAGGCCATGGAAGGAGGTGGTACGGGCAGATCTTACAGGAGGATTCATGCCTTCTACAGACATGATGCAATGGCAGTGAATTTAATTGTTAACAAACCATGCAGAGGAAGcaagaaatgagaagacagcAACTACTGGGAAAGAAGCcccaatttctctgtatttcataGCTCAATGACAAGGGAAACTCTGCAGAGTTTCAAACTCATGCCAGTGtcctggtttgggttgggatagagttaattttcttcctcatagCAGGTATAACGCTGTGGTTTTGATCTagcatgagaataatgttgataaacTGATGTTTTGGGTGTTAccaggcaatgtttacaccaagtcaaggacttttcagcttctcaccctGCCCCACCAGTGAGGGGCTGgtggtgcacaagaagctgggagggacacggccaggacagctgacccagactggccaaaaggatattccataccacatggcatcatgctcagcatatgatttggggaagctggccaggagcacaactcaggaactagctgggcattggtcatCAagggtgagcaattgtgctgcgcaccacttgttttatatattctattattattattcttttccttttctgtcccacaagttttacctctttttttttttttccccttcctgattctctcccccatccccccatgggagggggagtgagcgaacagctCTGTAGTTGTTTTaactgcctgccaggttaaaccacaacagccagaaaaagaataactagaaatattttagataAATGCTATGCAGAAAAAGATTagctgggggtgagggggaaggcAAATGCAGTCTCATGGGTCCAGCCAGAAACAGCTTGGAGGAACAGCCAAAGCCCTAATGAGGGAAGAGCCAACGATGATCCAAAACGTACAGTTTTGATCAGAGCACCAGCGCTGGCTGGAAGCACCGGTACAACCCATGTGGAACCTCCACTGGTTACTCTGCCTTGGGGGAGCACCCAAACATTGTGCTTAAATGAGCTGCCAGGAGCCCTTCTCCTTTTAGCAAGCTCCTGCCCCATAAACCGAGCTCCGCTGCACATAGTCTATTAAGCAATAACCAGGTTCCGGCACAGACTCAAAGAATGACTTACAGATCTCATTTATCAGGGGGTTCTTTGCAGTTTCTTGCACATTTTATTGCAGGCTTTCTCTGCACAAACATGGTTCAGTATATTGCTGGGAGAGTCACAGACTGTGACCCAGAGGGAAGCAGCTGATGACCCAGCACTGGGAACTATTGACTCCACCACCAGAACATCAATGCTATAGATCACCAGGAGCAATCAGGGTGGCTGATTACCCCATGTGCAGCCTACGGGCAATCGTCTAGTGGAGACATTTTCCCCATGCAGAGAGCCAGCACTAAGCCTTGACAACAGCATTTAAAGAACCACTTTGAGGGTTTAAGTGAGATTTGAGTGATCTATAGATCCTGCGCAGGCCAAAGGTAGGAATTTCAACCTTGAAGACTCAAGTTTAATATCTACTGTAATTAAAAGGAGAGAGCCAACTTCCCTGCGGCACAACCCGATTGACATCAATAGCattacagcagcagagagccTTACCTTTGATCTCCAAAATCCATCTGGGATGGAGATGAAGGACAGAATGTGCCTGCCCACAGGGCCAGGAGCCTCTGCTACCCAAAGAGCTGCAACGTGCATGAAAGCCTTCCTTCCTTGGGCTATACGTCCTGGGCCATTGCATCACAGGAGTTTTTTCTTGTGAAGTAGGCACTACTCAGCCATGCCTCCTTTTCACCAAAAGGACCTTCCTTACAGACCTCCATGCCCACCAGCACTTCAAGCCTGGTGTACAAGCTGCCTGTCCCCCTcgcagcagggatggggctggctATCTCGCTCTCAGGGCTCATACAGGAGCAGCTGGGCTTCAGGGAGCTGTAGACACAAGCAGCTTCACTACCCAGCTCCCTGTTCTTCCCAAGACATCTTGAGCATGTGAGGACATACAGTTGGCCCTTTATAGCTCTTAGAACCTAACTGTTCTTCATCCAGTTTATTTCTCAGCCACCTCCTTTTCCAGATCAAGTTTTCCCACCCCAGGTCCTAATGCCCAGTTTTCCCTCCCGCCAACCCATCTCCTTatctctttctgcctcttctccaCACCCCATGGTCCTCTCCTTTCTGTCCTGCTCACAGAAAGCTTCACGTGTGCCTTAACAAATCAGGTTACCCCCGAGGTGTCTTTGCACACAGGAAGCCTGGTACAGCTAAGCCAGAACTCCAGCTCTCTGGGGTAATCTGCAGAGTACGGCTGCTTATTAGTCACTACAGTAGAACAATCAACGCAGTTTCTGTAATGCAGTAAGATGGATTGAAGCTACTTAAGAATACAAGGAAATGGGAtcagtgctttgaaaaaagTAGCTTGACTCACCAAATCTGCTTCTGCTACAGCAGCTCTCAGCTCGCACACAGCCTTTGATTGCACGCAcaaatgctgcagcacagaTGCTTACAGCTGGCAGCGCTGGGCCTGAACAGCCAGCGGCCAAGCCCATACTAGGAACACCAACACCTTACTCTGATGGAAATACAGGACAGTCCCGTGCTGCGGTAGCAAGGAGCAAGATacagctctgctgtgttgtTCCTATTCCCTTGTTATCAGAAGGGATCACACTTTCACcttgtgtttgcttttgcaCCAGAACAATTCTGCTCTTTGGTACTTTTCCCTTTCAAACATATTTGGGAAATAAAGACCCAGCTC
This window of the Grus americana isolate bGruAme1 chromosome 28, bGruAme1.mat, whole genome shotgun sequence genome carries:
- the LOC129197455 gene encoding LOW QUALITY PROTEIN: E3 ubiquitin-protein ligase RNF167-like (The sequence of the model RefSeq protein was modified relative to this genomic sequence to represent the inferred CDS: substituted 1 base at 1 genomic stop codon), whose translation is MNLRPQVLHLVVAAAFYNTALAEVLGYVAYNDSSKCIAYKALPACFWPQVLVEGLTGYLMRAIPTNACHATESSAAPREASEMYIALVQGYDCSSVEKAHCGQQAGYQTAVVYSVDSEQLNTMMADDKEIQQLIKISLFTGQSVSLHLXGTLQCVKGAYIRLLPPKTCLSLCQVNAKMLQKTFIMQDFRDIFHIIAAISVMVGLSWYKRAHKLKLHTYKQGDKYETCVICMADYKEGDRLKILSCSHAYHIICINIWFHTQSRKKTCPFCKQVVNTYGQGDLLPEQAGEDVNEEEQGYEDNASREGHDDEYVEKEKDDASTVEGEEFDVLEDITI